The window AGTTTCCGATCTCGGCAGGTATAGTTCCGTTTAGTTCGTTGCCGGAAACGGCCAAATACTCAAGAAACTGCCATTTTCCGTACTGGGTCGGGATCTGACCGGTGAAATAGTTTCCGCCGAGATGCAAGTGGCGGAGGTTAGGCATTTCAACGACAGTCAGAGGCAACTCACCGGTCATGTAGTTGTTGTAGAGATCGAGGACTTGGAGGTTCTTGAGGGAAGCGAGTTGGGTTGGGAAAGTGCCGTTGAAAATGTTGTTGGAGAGGTTGAGGTAGCGGAGAGCCGAGAGAGAAGAGAGCTGCGGAGGAATGGGGCCGGAGAGTCGGTTAGAGGCGACGGTGAGGTTCGAAACGAAGCGGAGGTGGGCGAGGTCAGGGGAGAGAGTGCCGGAGAGGTTGAGACCGGAGAGGTCAAGAGATGTCACGTGACGGTGAGTGGTGTCGCTGCACGTGACGCCCCTCCACGTGCAGTGGTTGGTGGTGGCGTTCCATGATGAAAGGGCCGATTGTGGGTCGTCTATGAGGGACTTTGCCGAGAGAAGTGCTTTGTATTCTGGGATGTGGGCTGAGTGAGTTGTGTGGAtttggaggtggaggtggaggagtAGCAAGAGGAGgagctgcatttttttttggattgggaTGGGGGTAGATGGAGAGCGGCTGTGGTGGGAGTGAAGAGTTTCAGTGGGACTAATGAGAAGGGTTGAAACTTTGTACTTTGAAGGTAGTGTGATTTTATTCTTCAATCTttatttaaaatactaaaaaagtAACTCATATTATTGAGTCTTTTGactaaatattacaaaaaaacaaagtttgttGTTGTTATAGACATTATTCAAAGTTATTTAGCAAAATGAGGATAAAGACTTGCcgaaattataagaaaaagtatgagagagaagaaagcTGAGTGATGTGATTGGAAGggagaaaaaatgaatttcaataATGATATTACTGAAATTCATCCCACTGCCCAAGCTCTGCCCGTGAAGTACCCTAGCGGGAGTGCCCAAATGATTTACCAATTGTGGCAATCAAGTTGCCGAAATTGTAGGGaattgaggagagagaaaatatgaattgtggcaaccaagttgccgaaaatgggagggaaaaaaaaaagtggttgcCGAAATCTGGGaagcaattaaaataaaaaaaaatgctacgttcacaatatttttacaatattttcacaacaagtcacaggtgattagttgttattagttcaaatttgaatttaacaatgatattactttttaacaactagtaacaatttgctatttaggatttgttttaaaaatattgtaaaaatggtgtgcacatatcatttctccaaaaaaaaaaaaaaaaaagtggcaattAATTtatggcaatggcattgccgaaatagaggggaaaaagaaattgtggaacggatttgtggcaatggcattgccgaaatagagggaaaaaaaattgtgggaatgaattttggcaatggcattgccgaaataggagggaaaaaaaattttgttgcaattggtttgtggcaatggtattgctgaaatagagaggaaaaaaatttgtgggaatgaatttgtggcaatggcattgttGAAATAggaggggagaaaaaaaaattgttgcaattggTTTGTGACAATGGCTTTGCCAAAAtaggaggaaaaagaaaaaaaaataattgatttttggtaatggcattgccgaaataggaaattggagaagagagagagagagagctgtctgaataaaaaaaatatatagtacaCAGATTCTTATTCTTCAGTAGTTTTTTTGACCtgttttgtgtgtatgtcatGTTCCTTCCTTTTGTATTGTAAGTGAAGAGTCAATCAACCAATCACCTTAACTCCTCGTCTGATTCTTATTTTCTACTTGGAATATATTCATTGATCATTCCCAATAAAACCACTATTCATATCACGCCTAAATCTATCTCAGagattcttttttgtctttttatttctcCTCTTTGTAATAAAAGGCAAGTACCCTTGTCTTTTTATTTCTCCTCGCATGCTGAAGAATTGCATCTCCTCACAAAGTTACATCCTCCGATTGTTCAGTTACTCTTTTGCCTTGCTTCAGTGTACACAACTaagtattgtaaattttttgttaatgtaagtttttttttgctttacttATTAATTTATAGCTCTAGAAATTaacagatttattattattgtataaaCATATGCTTTGTA of the Quercus robur chromosome 10, dhQueRobu3.1, whole genome shotgun sequence genome contains:
- the LOC126704256 gene encoding leucine-rich repeat receptor-like serine/threonine-protein kinase BAM1, with the translated sequence MQLLLLLLLHLHLQIHTTHSAHIPEYKALLSAKSLIDDPQSALSSWNATTNHCTWRGVTCSDTTHRHVTSLDLSGLNLSGTLSPDLAHLRFVSNLTVASNRLSGPIPPQLSSLSALRYLNLSNNIFNGTFPTQLASLKNLQVLDLYNNYMTGELPLTVVEMPNLRHLHLGGNYFTGQIPTQYGKWQFLEYLAVSGNELNGTIPAEIGNLTTLRELYLGYNAYEGDIPAEIGNLSELVRIDAANCGLTGKIPPEIGKLQKLHTLFLQVNALSGSLTVELGNLASLKLMDLSINMLTGEIPSSFAQLKKMTLLNLFRNKLHGAIPDCIGDLPALEVLQLRENNFTG